The Edaphobacter flagellatus sequence CCGTCTCGGTGAGCGACTTCGTGTTGTGCCCAACCATGTATGCACAACCATCAACATGCATGATCGCATCTACGGCATCCGTAATGATGAGGTAGAACTCATCTGGAAGGTAGCTGCTCGAGGTTGCGTTCAGTAGAGAAGGAGCAGCATCTGATGAAACAAACCTTTGGACTCGCTGGGCTGGGCCTGCTTGGTCGCGGCATTGCTACCTGCTTGCTGGCCCATGATCTGCGTGTTATAGCCTACACCCCTTCTTCCGAAGAGTTCGTGCTTGCTCGGCAAATCATTGCTCAGTCCATTGAAGAACTTATTCAGTACGCCAGCTTTCCAGCGTCTCTGCGCGAAACGTGGGAGCAAAATTTTCAGCCCGCGAGTTCCGTTGCAGATTTCTCCAGTTGCGACTTCATCATCGAATCCATCACTGAATCATTTGAAGCTAAATCCAGGCTCTTCGATGAAATCGAGCAAGCCATTTCTTCTGAAACCCCCATTGCAAGCAATACCTCTGCAATTCCTATTGCGCGACTGCAACAGAATCGCAAGCACCCGGAGCGATTCGTCGGTATGCACTGGGCTGAACCAGCACATGCAACCCGTTTTCTGGAAATCATTCCCGGCAATCAAACCAGCAGTGGGATTCTCGAGCAGGTATCCGCGCTTGCGCGCACCTTTGGCAAAGAACCTTGCGTCGTCCATCAGGATATGCCTGGCTTCCTGGCAAATCGCCTTGGCTACGCCTTGTACCGTGAAGCCTGCTTTCTACTTGAGCAAGGTGTTGCCGACGCTGAAACAATTGATATCTCCTTCCGCAATTCCATCGGCCTTTGGGCCAGTGTCTGTGGGCCTTTCCGATGGATGGACCTCACAGGGGGACCTGCCCTTTATGGCCGGGCAATGCGCGATGTTCTGCCGACGCTATCCGCTACGGCAGAATTGCCTCCCACGATGCAGAAGATGATTGAGAGCCACGCCGATGGCGTTCGCTCGGGTCATGGGTTCTTTTCCTACACCGAAGAGGAAGCCCGCCGCTGGGAGGATCTTTATCGCAGAAACGTGTGGAACGTTCGTTCCATTGTTGATCCATCCTTCCCACTCTAACTGAGATCACTACGTACCAAGGAATTCGTGTCAACACATGCCGACGATCCGCCTCACGCTGCCTGACAACATCGTTATCTTCGGGTATTTCTTTCTCGTGCTCGGCATCGGTATCTGGTTTCGCCGAACACAACGCACGGCCGAAGACTACTTCGCCGGCGGTCATCAGATCTCATGGTGGCTCGCGGGTATTTCGCACTACATGTCCGGCTTCAGCGCCTTCACCTTCGTTGTCTACTCTGAAATCGCCTATCGCTATGGGCTTCCGGCTATTCTTCTTTTTTGGACAAGTGTTCCAGCATGCATTCTTGGAGGA is a genomic window containing:
- a CDS encoding 3-hydroxyacyl-CoA dehydrogenase family protein, with translation MKQTFGLAGLGLLGRGIATCLLAHDLRVIAYTPSSEEFVLARQIIAQSIEELIQYASFPASLRETWEQNFQPASSVADFSSCDFIIESITESFEAKSRLFDEIEQAISSETPIASNTSAIPIARLQQNRKHPERFVGMHWAEPAHATRFLEIIPGNQTSSGILEQVSALARTFGKEPCVVHQDMPGFLANRLGYALYREACFLLEQGVADAETIDISFRNSIGLWASVCGPFRWMDLTGGPALYGRAMRDVLPTLSATAELPPTMQKMIESHADGVRSGHGFFSYTEEEARRWEDLYRRNVWNVRSIVDPSFPL